From one Polynucleobacter sp. UK-FUSCHL-C3 genomic stretch:
- the dnaA gene encoding chromosomal replication initiator protein DnaA, with amino-acid sequence MSKPEIPPLLAQLNPLGFWDLALQTLAKELSPQQFKTWIQPLKIKGYEESERLLLIGAPNPFKLDWIRRTFSSRLHEIAADYFGYPVNLQFTLGSDAHRSSQSAPVKTEFEVGLAAPATVLPSAVPAPAPDSGLGLDAVDDIPNPAEREQAKLNPALTFENFVTGKANQLARAASIQVAHNPGSSYNPMFLYGGVGLGKTHLIHAIGNHLLKNKPDARIRYIHAEQYVSDVVRAYQQKAFDRFKRYYHSLDLLLIDDIQFFGGKSRTQEEFFYAFEALINNGSQVIITSDTYPKEMEGIDERLISRFDSGLTVAIEPPELEMRVAILMKKAAAEGVPMSEDVAFFVAKHLRSNIRELEGALRKILAYVRFHGKEVNIEVARSALKDLLSIQNRQISVESIQRTVADFYSIKVADMYSKKRPANIARPRQIAMFIAKELTQKSLPEIGELFGGRDHTTVLHAVRKIAEERQHDSHLNHELHVLEQSLKN; translated from the coding sequence AACCCCCTTGGTTTCTGGGATCTAGCCCTACAAACCTTGGCAAAAGAGTTGTCGCCTCAACAGTTTAAAACATGGATACAGCCGCTTAAAATTAAGGGTTATGAAGAAAGTGAGCGCCTACTCTTAATTGGTGCGCCCAACCCATTTAAGCTTGATTGGATTCGGCGAACTTTTTCCTCGCGTCTTCACGAAATTGCTGCAGATTATTTTGGCTACCCGGTAAACCTACAGTTCACGCTTGGCTCAGACGCCCATCGTAGCTCTCAATCTGCCCCGGTTAAAACAGAGTTTGAGGTAGGGTTAGCGGCGCCGGCTACGGTTCTTCCTTCAGCGGTTCCCGCTCCCGCCCCAGACTCCGGTTTGGGTCTTGATGCGGTTGATGACATTCCAAATCCTGCTGAGCGAGAACAGGCCAAACTTAATCCCGCCTTAACGTTTGAAAACTTCGTTACCGGAAAAGCAAACCAGCTGGCGCGCGCCGCGTCAATTCAGGTGGCTCACAATCCTGGATCATCCTATAACCCAATGTTTTTGTATGGGGGGGTTGGCCTTGGCAAAACACATCTTATTCATGCGATTGGAAACCATCTTTTAAAAAATAAGCCTGACGCAAGAATTCGATACATACATGCGGAGCAATATGTATCGGACGTGGTTCGTGCTTATCAACAAAAGGCTTTCGATCGATTTAAGCGCTATTACCACTCCCTTGATCTTCTTCTAATTGATGACATTCAGTTCTTTGGGGGCAAATCAAGAACGCAGGAAGAGTTCTTTTATGCTTTTGAGGCCCTTATTAATAATGGTTCTCAGGTCATTATTACGAGCGACACGTACCCAAAAGAGATGGAGGGTATTGATGAGCGCTTGATTTCGCGCTTTGACTCTGGTTTAACGGTTGCAATTGAGCCGCCGGAGCTAGAGATGCGCGTGGCTATTCTTATGAAAAAGGCAGCGGCGGAGGGTGTGCCGATGAGCGAAGACGTTGCGTTTTTTGTTGCCAAACACTTGAGATCGAATATACGAGAGCTTGAGGGGGCGCTACGTAAGATTTTGGCGTATGTGCGCTTTCATGGCAAGGAGGTCAACATTGAGGTGGCCCGAAGCGCGCTCAAGGATTTACTGTCCATTCAAAACCGTCAAATATCGGTTGAAAGCATTCAACGAACTGTTGCGGACTTTTATAGCATTAAGGTTGCAGACATGTACTCCAAGAAAAGGCCGGCAAACATAGCTCGGCCTCGTCAAATTGCGATGTTTATTGCTAAAGAGCTTACCCAGAAAAGCCTTCCTGAAATTGGCGAGCTATTCGGTGGTCGTGATCATACGACTGTCTTACACGCCGTTCGCAAAATTGCTGAGGAGCGCCAGCATGATTCCCACCTCAACCATGAATTACATGTTTTAGAGCAGTCCTTAAAAAATTAG